One stretch of Rathayibacter festucae DSM 15932 DNA includes these proteins:
- a CDS encoding acetamidase/formamidase family protein, with product MQRRDAQERPAQEQSAVRAVQPGEGLPEGVEYLPAGPGSVLWGRLPCGSDRAVLTVDSGAEVVIDTLSHEGVLEDQGRDPVAFFGAHGVAPEGVLRDATELAAAGPFRDTAVDGPHVVTGPIAVRGAQPGDLLRMTLLEAEPRVPYGVISNRHGRGALPGEYPLAAGPFSAFARVEEGADGIRRGVLPLTPGGERSARFELHPFLGIMGVAVAGDERPHSVPPGAHGGNIDISLLTAGTSVYLPVQVPEALAYVGDPHFAQGDGEVALTAMEASLRVRVRFEVIPRAEALAAFGEIAGPLGETAEFLVPTGMDEDLDVAVQNCVRAAIALLQARYGMDASLAYAYLSAATDFNISQVVDLVKGVHARVRTADFDD from the coding sequence GTGCAGAGGCGGGACGCGCAGGAGCGGCCTGCGCAGGAGCAGTCGGCGGTGCGGGCGGTGCAGCCCGGGGAGGGACTTCCGGAGGGGGTCGAGTACCTGCCGGCCGGTCCGGGATCGGTGCTGTGGGGGCGGCTGCCCTGCGGGAGCGACCGGGCGGTGCTCACCGTGGACTCCGGTGCGGAGGTCGTCATCGACACGCTGAGCCACGAGGGGGTCCTGGAGGATCAGGGGCGGGATCCCGTCGCGTTCTTCGGGGCGCACGGTGTGGCTCCCGAGGGGGTGCTGCGCGACGCGACCGAGCTCGCCGCGGCCGGGCCCTTCCGCGACACCGCCGTCGACGGGCCGCACGTGGTGACCGGTCCGATCGCGGTGCGCGGCGCGCAGCCCGGCGATCTGCTCCGGATGACGCTGCTCGAGGCCGAGCCGCGCGTCCCGTACGGCGTGATCTCGAACCGGCACGGGCGCGGCGCGCTGCCGGGGGAGTACCCGCTCGCTGCCGGCCCGTTCAGCGCCTTCGCTCGGGTGGAGGAGGGCGCCGACGGCATTCGCCGGGGCGTGCTGCCGCTGACTCCGGGCGGTGAGCGCTCGGCGCGGTTCGAGCTGCACCCGTTCCTCGGGATCATGGGCGTCGCGGTGGCGGGCGACGAGCGGCCGCACTCGGTGCCCCCGGGTGCGCACGGCGGCAACATCGACATCTCGCTGCTGACGGCGGGCACGAGCGTCTATCTGCCGGTGCAGGTGCCGGAGGCCCTCGCCTACGTCGGGGACCCGCACTTCGCGCAGGGCGACGGCGAGGTCGCGCTGACCGCGATGGAGGCGAGCCTGCGGGTGCGGGTGCGCTTCGAGGTGATCCCGCGGGCGGAGGCGCTCGCCGCGTTCGGCGAGATCGCCGGGCCGCTCGGCGAGACGGCCGAGTTCCTGGTGCCGACCGGGATGGACGAGGACCTCGACGTCGCGGTGCAGAACTGCGTGCGCGCGGCGATCGCGCTGCTCCAGGCCCGCTACGGGATGGACGCGAGTCTCGCCTACGCGTACCTCAGTGCCGCGACGGACTTCAACATCTCGCAGGTCGTCGACCTGGTGAAGGGCGTGCACGCCCGCGTGCGGACGGCGGACTTCGATGACTGA
- a CDS encoding ABC transporter substrate-binding protein, with product MNRRTRIAMTTTAGLAAVGLALTGCSATSDTGSGASGDSGDLTPVTLQLQWVAQAQFAGYYAAVDQGYYEDEGLDVTIAEGGGDIVPQDVLASGDADYAISWVPKVLGSIENGANITDVAQIFERSATTQISFKDKGITSPADLAGKQVGSWGYGNEWELFAGMQKDGVALDDISLVQQQFDMNGFLAGDIDAAQAMTYNEYAQVLESTNPATGELYTPDDLNVISWNDVGTAMLQDAIWADADKLSSDDAYAEQTVAFIKASIKGWIYAKDNPQEAADIVTAAGSTLGTSHQLWMTNEVNKLIWPSTNGVGMIDQAAWDQTVDIAKTTENETGATIISDDPPETAYSNEYVEKALAELADEGVDTSGADYEPIEVTLEEGGA from the coding sequence GTGAACAGACGCACGCGCATCGCGATGACGACCACGGCGGGACTCGCCGCCGTCGGCCTCGCGCTCACCGGCTGCAGCGCAACCAGTGACACCGGCTCCGGAGCCTCGGGGGACTCGGGCGATCTCACGCCCGTGACCCTGCAGCTCCAGTGGGTCGCCCAGGCCCAGTTCGCCGGCTACTACGCCGCCGTCGACCAGGGCTACTACGAGGACGAGGGCCTCGACGTCACCATCGCCGAGGGCGGCGGCGACATCGTCCCGCAGGACGTCCTCGCCTCCGGAGACGCCGACTACGCGATCTCCTGGGTTCCGAAGGTGCTCGGCTCGATCGAGAACGGCGCGAACATCACCGATGTCGCGCAGATCTTCGAGCGCAGCGCCACCACGCAGATCTCCTTCAAGGACAAGGGCATCACCTCGCCCGCCGACCTCGCGGGCAAGCAGGTCGGCAGCTGGGGCTACGGCAACGAGTGGGAGCTCTTCGCCGGCATGCAGAAGGACGGGGTCGCGCTCGACGACATCTCGCTCGTGCAGCAGCAGTTCGACATGAACGGCTTCCTCGCGGGCGACATCGACGCGGCGCAGGCGATGACCTACAACGAGTACGCGCAGGTCCTCGAGTCGACGAATCCGGCCACGGGCGAGCTGTACACGCCCGACGACCTCAACGTGATCAGCTGGAACGACGTCGGCACGGCGATGCTGCAGGACGCGATCTGGGCCGACGCGGACAAGCTCTCGAGCGACGACGCCTACGCCGAGCAGACCGTCGCCTTCATCAAGGCGTCGATCAAGGGCTGGATCTACGCGAAGGACAACCCGCAGGAGGCGGCGGACATCGTCACCGCGGCCGGCTCCACGCTCGGCACGAGCCACCAGCTCTGGATGACCAACGAGGTGAACAAGCTGATCTGGCCCTCGACCAACGGCGTCGGCATGATCGATCAGGCGGCCTGGGACCAGACGGTCGACATCGCCAAGACGACGGAGAACGAGACCGGCGCGACCATCATCAGCGACGACCCGCCGGAGACGGCCTACTCGAACGAGTACGTCGAGAAGGCGCTCGCCGAGCTCGCGGACGAGGGCGTCGACACCAGCGGCGCCGACTACGAGCCGATCGAGGTGACCCTGGAGGAGGGCGGCGCCTGA
- a CDS encoding helix-turn-helix domain-containing protein yields MPGYRIDSQLAELGENVRGWRMVLGLTAQQVAERAGITRATVHKIEAGDPGVRFGSVAQVLRALGVLDQTIAATDPLASDIGRLRAGRLTKKRAR; encoded by the coding sequence ATGCCCGGCTACCGAATCGACTCGCAGCTCGCAGAGCTCGGTGAGAACGTACGCGGCTGGCGCATGGTGCTGGGCCTGACCGCTCAGCAGGTCGCGGAGCGCGCCGGCATCACTCGCGCGACAGTGCACAAGATCGAGGCGGGTGACCCCGGTGTGCGCTTCGGAAGCGTCGCTCAGGTCCTCCGAGCCCTCGGAGTGCTCGATCAGACCATCGCCGCTACCGACCCCCTCGCCAGCGACATCGGCCGACTGCGCGCCGGCCGTCTGACGAAGAAACGTGCCCGATGA
- a CDS encoding ABC transporter ATP-binding protein, whose protein sequence is MSAAEPAVVVDSVTKTFTTKKSTSVTALDTVSLEIAAGEFVSLIGPSGCGKSTLLRLIADLDEPTSGTISVFGKTARQARLDQEYGIAFQQAGLLPWRSIRANIALPLELHGVGATARRSRVDELLALVGLGDFADSYPDQLSGGMQQRVAIARALAESPRLLLMDEPFGALDEMTRERMQTELLRIRSETGAAVVFVTHSIPEAVFLSDRVVVMSPRPGRIRDVLRIALPDSSEREAGVREDAAFFSDVGAVRELLHGDAAAVPRGVENR, encoded by the coding sequence ATGAGCGCTGCCGAACCGGCCGTCGTCGTCGACTCCGTCACGAAGACGTTCACCACGAAGAAGAGCACGAGCGTCACCGCGCTCGACACCGTCTCGCTCGAGATCGCCGCGGGGGAGTTCGTGTCGCTGATCGGGCCCTCCGGCTGCGGCAAGTCGACGCTGCTGCGGCTGATCGCCGACCTCGACGAGCCGACCTCGGGCACGATCTCGGTGTTCGGCAAGACGGCGCGGCAGGCGCGGCTCGACCAGGAGTACGGGATCGCGTTCCAGCAGGCGGGGCTGCTGCCCTGGCGGAGCATCCGCGCGAACATCGCGCTGCCGCTCGAGCTGCACGGCGTCGGCGCCACGGCCCGCCGGTCGCGGGTCGACGAGCTGCTGGCGCTCGTGGGACTCGGCGACTTCGCCGACTCCTATCCCGACCAGCTCTCCGGCGGGATGCAGCAGCGGGTGGCAATCGCGCGCGCCCTCGCGGAGAGCCCGCGGCTGCTGCTGATGGACGAGCCCTTCGGCGCGCTGGACGAGATGACGCGCGAGCGGATGCAGACCGAGCTGCTGCGCATCCGGAGCGAGACGGGGGCCGCCGTGGTCTTCGTGACGCACTCGATCCCGGAGGCGGTGTTCCTCTCGGATCGCGTCGTCGTGATGTCGCCGCGGCCCGGACGGATCCGGGACGTGCTGCGGATCGCGCTGCCCGACTCCTCCGAGCGCGAGGCGGGGGTGCGCGAGGACGCGGCGTTCTTCTCGGACGTCGGGGCCGTGCGCGAGCTGCTGCACGGCGACGCCGCCGCGGTGCCGCGCGGGGTGGAGAACCGGTGA
- a CDS encoding type II toxin-antitoxin system HipA family toxin, giving the protein MTTVDVLVDENGRSRPVGRAHFTRTRGEVSTTFLYDADYLTSGGTSIDPVLPLVSGSQHQTGLVRAFSDSAPDRWGRNLVEKAERIRAREENRAPRRLDDVDFLLGVSDDTRQGALRYRLPGSAAFSGEPSTVPPLLSLPTLLRAADDVSADEDPSRAVKQLLDTGTTGLGGARPKASVRLEDGSLAIAKFPHGSDEWDVMAWESTALDLLDRAGLRTPHRRLSRVGERSVLILRRFDRTEDGRRIGYISAMTALSGSDGEHRDYAELSDAIRDLSFSPRADHHELFDRIVASVALGNTDDHLRNHGFLAERGAWRLSPAFDVNPNPDPWRARSTSIMGADAPPDEAEALIALAEGFSLSAREGRERMVRIAESLAPWQESARANGIAQREISMMAESVRPRLEAVVTAAR; this is encoded by the coding sequence ATGACCACCGTGGACGTTCTGGTCGACGAGAACGGCCGCTCCCGGCCGGTCGGTCGAGCGCACTTCACCCGCACGCGAGGCGAGGTCTCCACGACCTTCCTCTACGACGCCGACTACCTCACAAGCGGAGGTACGAGCATCGACCCTGTGCTGCCACTCGTGAGCGGCTCGCAACATCAGACCGGCCTCGTCCGCGCCTTCTCCGACAGCGCCCCCGACCGCTGGGGACGCAACCTCGTCGAGAAGGCCGAGCGGATCCGCGCGCGCGAGGAGAACCGCGCACCCCGCCGCCTCGACGACGTCGACTTCCTTCTCGGCGTGAGTGACGACACCCGGCAGGGCGCACTCCGCTACCGCCTTCCCGGCAGCGCAGCGTTCAGCGGGGAGCCCTCGACGGTCCCCCCGTTGCTGTCCCTGCCGACGCTCCTGCGTGCCGCGGACGACGTCTCCGCGGACGAGGACCCCAGCCGCGCGGTCAAGCAGCTTCTCGACACGGGGACGACCGGTCTGGGCGGGGCGCGACCGAAGGCGTCGGTGCGCCTCGAGGACGGCTCGCTGGCGATCGCGAAGTTCCCCCATGGAAGCGACGAATGGGACGTCATGGCCTGGGAATCGACCGCCCTGGACCTGCTGGATCGCGCGGGTCTTCGAACGCCCCACCGGAGACTCAGCCGCGTAGGCGAACGCAGCGTGCTGATCCTGCGCCGGTTCGACCGCACGGAGGACGGCCGGCGGATCGGCTACATCAGCGCGATGACCGCTCTCAGCGGTTCCGACGGCGAACACCGGGACTACGCCGAACTCTCCGACGCCATCCGCGATCTCTCCTTCTCGCCGCGCGCAGACCATCACGAGCTCTTCGACCGCATCGTCGCGAGCGTGGCACTCGGAAACACGGACGACCACCTGCGGAATCACGGCTTCCTCGCTGAGCGCGGCGCGTGGAGGCTGAGCCCGGCGTTCGACGTGAATCCGAACCCTGATCCGTGGCGTGCTCGTTCCACCTCGATCATGGGAGCCGACGCACCGCCTGACGAGGCGGAGGCGCTGATCGCGCTGGCTGAAGGATTCAGTCTCTCGGCGAGGGAAGGCCGTGAGCGGATGGTCCGGATCGCCGAGTCGCTGGCGCCCTGGCAGGAGTCCGCCCGGGCCAACGGCATCGCTCAACGAGAGATCAGCATGATGGCCGAGTCGGTTCGGCCGCGACTCGAGGCGGTCGTCACCGCTGCTCGCTGA
- a CDS encoding AtzH-like domain-containing protein has protein sequence MTEQHGPDPRVTTLEGELPDGLVDAVLAYEAALAADDVPALADAFVREPTTLRGDASGLLVGHEAITGFRGRRGGTPPRALAELHVRALGADDALVVTVNLPARGGRGLVTQLWTRDSGTWRVRAAQVQAPAPALDARVWRAVGAPLVPASASGPLDGLDVAVKDLFAIEGQRIGAGIPVRLTEASVERSTAPAVAMLLAAGASVRGIAQTDEFAYSIAGRNSGYGTPPNPAVPGAIPGGSSSGPATAVSLGQAAVGLATDTAGSIRVPASYQGLWGLRTTHGAVPVEGLLPLAPSFDTVGWLARDLGTLRKVAAVALTGPAESPADGFVVCDALLERVDAPVAAAFSAVVDGLGAERIELPPLAEMFEAFRLVQAAEAWASDGAWVTAHPGVLAPDVQARFDAAARIDAETEAAARERVAVFRERLDEALGGRVLLLPSASSVAPALDASAEVIDAARTATLGLTCLAGIGGYPALSAPRLSVGGRPVGLCLVGPRGADRALLELAAGLSR, from the coding sequence ATGACTGAGCAGCACGGCCCTGATCCGCGCGTCACGACGCTGGAAGGCGAGCTGCCCGACGGGCTCGTCGACGCGGTGCTCGCCTACGAGGCCGCGCTGGCGGCCGACGACGTGCCGGCGCTCGCCGACGCCTTCGTCCGCGAGCCGACGACGCTGCGCGGCGACGCCTCCGGGCTGCTCGTGGGGCACGAGGCGATCACGGGGTTCCGCGGGCGGCGCGGTGGGACGCCTCCGCGGGCGCTCGCCGAGCTGCACGTGCGGGCCCTCGGGGCGGACGACGCGCTGGTCGTGACGGTGAACCTGCCGGCCCGTGGCGGGCGCGGGCTGGTGACGCAGCTGTGGACACGTGACTCCGGAACCTGGCGGGTGCGCGCCGCGCAGGTGCAGGCGCCCGCGCCGGCGCTCGATGCGCGGGTGTGGCGGGCGGTCGGGGCGCCGCTCGTGCCCGCCTCCGCGTCGGGGCCGCTCGACGGGCTGGACGTGGCGGTGAAGGACCTGTTCGCGATCGAGGGGCAGCGGATCGGCGCGGGGATCCCCGTGCGCCTGACGGAGGCCTCCGTGGAGCGGTCGACCGCGCCCGCTGTCGCGATGCTGCTGGCCGCGGGAGCGTCGGTGCGCGGGATCGCGCAGACCGACGAGTTCGCGTACAGCATCGCGGGCCGGAACTCCGGCTACGGGACGCCGCCGAACCCGGCGGTGCCGGGGGCGATCCCCGGTGGCTCCTCGAGCGGACCCGCGACCGCGGTGTCGCTCGGGCAGGCGGCGGTCGGGCTCGCGACGGACACGGCGGGGTCGATCCGCGTGCCCGCGTCGTACCAGGGGCTCTGGGGGCTGCGGACGACGCACGGAGCGGTGCCGGTCGAGGGGCTGCTGCCGCTCGCGCCGAGCTTCGACACGGTGGGGTGGCTGGCGCGGGATCTCGGGACGCTGCGGAAGGTCGCCGCGGTCGCGCTGACCGGGCCCGCGGAGTCGCCCGCGGATGGGTTCGTCGTCTGCGACGCGCTGCTCGAGCGGGTCGACGCGCCGGTCGCGGCCGCGTTCTCGGCGGTGGTCGACGGGCTCGGGGCCGAGCGGATCGAGCTGCCGCCGCTGGCGGAGATGTTCGAGGCGTTCCGGCTCGTGCAGGCGGCGGAGGCGTGGGCGTCGGACGGTGCCTGGGTCACCGCGCACCCGGGCGTGCTGGCGCCGGACGTGCAGGCGCGGTTCGATGCGGCGGCGCGGATCGACGCGGAGACCGAGGCGGCGGCGCGGGAGCGGGTCGCGGTGTTCCGCGAGCGGCTCGACGAGGCGCTCGGCGGACGGGTGCTGCTGCTGCCGTCGGCGTCGTCGGTCGCGCCGGCGCTCGACGCGTCGGCCGAGGTGATCGATGCGGCTCGGACGGCGACTCTCGGGTTGACCTGTCTCGCGGGGATCGGCGGGTATCCGGCGCTGTCGGCGCCGCGGCTGAGCGTCGGCGGGCGACCGGTGGGGCTGTGCCTGGTCGGTCCGCGCGGGGCGGATCGGGCGCTGCTGGAGCTGGCGGCGGGACTCTCGAGGTAG
- a CDS encoding ABC transporter permease → MSSPALARAVVAPLVLGVAALLLWQVGVTALDVQPFVLPSPLAIGAEFAQNAGSVLAGSRVTGGNALIGLVAGAVLAVLVAGVSALVRVFDGLVAAIVAAAAVVPIVALAPVLYTMFGANVETARQLVAALAVFVPVYVNTLRGLRQAAPVHRDLMRAYAASPWQTARTITLPGAVPFFFTGLRIASSLAVISALVAEYFGGPIGGLGKSITSAASGSDYALAYAYVLGAVLVGLVFYCVTAGLEALALRRSHAR, encoded by the coding sequence GTGAGCAGCCCCGCGCTCGCCCGGGCGGTCGTCGCGCCGCTCGTGCTCGGCGTCGCGGCGCTGCTGCTCTGGCAGGTCGGCGTCACGGCGCTCGACGTGCAGCCGTTCGTGCTGCCGTCGCCGCTCGCGATCGGGGCGGAGTTCGCGCAGAACGCGGGCTCGGTCCTGGCCGGGAGCCGGGTGACCGGCGGCAACGCGCTGATCGGGCTCGTCGCCGGGGCGGTGCTCGCGGTGCTCGTCGCCGGGGTGTCCGCGCTGGTGCGGGTCTTCGACGGGCTGGTGGCGGCGATCGTCGCCGCCGCGGCCGTCGTGCCGATCGTGGCGCTCGCTCCCGTGCTCTACACGATGTTCGGCGCCAACGTCGAGACGGCCCGGCAGCTCGTGGCGGCGCTCGCGGTCTTCGTGCCGGTGTACGTCAACACCCTGCGCGGGCTCCGGCAGGCCGCTCCCGTGCACCGCGATCTGATGCGCGCGTACGCCGCCTCGCCGTGGCAGACAGCGCGGACGATCACGCTGCCCGGGGCGGTGCCGTTCTTCTTCACGGGGCTGCGGATCGCCTCCTCGCTCGCCGTGATCTCGGCGCTGGTCGCCGAGTACTTCGGCGGGCCGATCGGGGGCCTGGGCAAGTCGATCACCTCGGCGGCGTCCGGCAGTGACTACGCGCTCGCCTACGCCTACGTGCTCGGGGCCGTGCTCGTGGGCCTCGTGTTCTACTGCGTCACCGCGGGCCTCGAGGCGCTCGCGCTGCGGCGCAGCCACGCGCGCTGA
- the rpmF gene encoding 50S ribosomal protein L32, whose product MAVPKRKKSRANTHARRSQWKAEVPPLVKTVENGKTVYSLPHRAKVVEDSAGTALFLEYKGRKVANV is encoded by the coding sequence ATGGCTGTTCCCAAGAGGAAGAAGTCCCGCGCGAACACCCACGCTCGTCGTTCGCAGTGGAAGGCGGAGGTCCCGCCCCTGGTGAAGACCGTCGAGAACGGCAAGACCGTCTACAGCCTCCCGCACCGCGCCAAGGTCGTCGAGGACTCCGCGGGCACCGCGCTGTTCCTCGAGTACAAGGGCCGCAAGGTCGCGAACGTCTGA
- a CDS encoding YceD family protein — protein sequence MTTFKKTPFTVNVRDIVNRPGEMREHRLDLEAPEAFGEGIVAVRQGAPLDLDVRIESVHEGILASVQVSAEAVGECSRCLTDISLPVDVEFQELFAYSSDEAFDYEVHDDHVDLEPLVRDAVVLSLPFQPVCRPDCPGLDPVTGERLAESSVSEPEAPRDSRWAALAGLGESGTGGAAAPGASADSGAGAEPRTEDDRT from the coding sequence GTGACTACTTTCAAGAAGACGCCGTTCACCGTGAACGTGCGCGACATCGTGAACCGCCCGGGGGAGATGCGCGAGCACCGTCTCGACCTCGAGGCGCCCGAGGCCTTCGGCGAGGGCATCGTCGCCGTCCGCCAGGGCGCGCCGCTCGATCTCGACGTCCGGATCGAGTCGGTGCACGAGGGCATTCTGGCCAGCGTCCAGGTGTCCGCGGAGGCCGTCGGCGAGTGCAGCCGCTGCCTCACTGACATCTCCCTGCCTGTCGATGTCGAGTTCCAGGAACTTTTCGCGTACTCTTCTGACGAAGCTTTCGACTATGAGGTTCACGACGACCACGTGGATCTTGAACCTCTGGTCAGGGATGCGGTGGTGCTGTCGCTGCCGTTCCAGCCGGTCTGCCGGCCGGATTGTCCGGGCCTCGACCCTGTCACGGGGGAGCGGCTGGCCGAGTCCTCCGTGTCCGAGCCCGAGGCTCCGCGCGACTCCAGGTGGGCCGCGCTCGCCGGGTTGGGCGAGTCGGGGACCGGTGGGGCCGCAGCGCCCGGAGCTTCCGCAGACAGTGGTGCCGGCGCCGAGCCGCGCACCGAAGACGACCGAACCTGA
- the mutM gene encoding bifunctional DNA-formamidopyrimidine glycosylase/DNA-(apurinic or apyrimidinic site) lyase, which yields MPELPEVEVVRAGLAPAVTGSLVTSVEIVDERSLKRHVHPLGSFEGLLVGRRLRGAVRRGKFLWLPAGRDEALLVHLGMSGQVLLQTADAALAKLTRIRIGIEHPEHGELALHFVDQRIFGSMAIDSLAPTADGAPGGYAGDDAVDGDWLRAVPSQVAHIARDPLDPFFDLSAVLAVLARRNSGIKRSLLDQTLVSGIGNIYADESLWAAELHPETPSSTLTEARIRRLFAEVRSVLERALAEGGTSFDAQYVNVNGASGYFSHSLNAYGQTGKPCPRCGEPIVRVPFMNRSSHLCPHCQRPPR from the coding sequence GTGCCCGAGCTGCCCGAGGTCGAGGTGGTGCGGGCCGGGCTCGCTCCCGCCGTCACCGGCTCACTGGTGACGAGCGTCGAGATCGTCGACGAGCGCTCGCTCAAGCGCCATGTGCACCCGCTCGGCTCGTTCGAGGGGCTGCTCGTCGGGCGGCGGCTGCGCGGCGCGGTGCGACGCGGCAAGTTCCTCTGGCTGCCGGCCGGTCGCGACGAGGCGCTGCTCGTGCACCTCGGGATGAGCGGGCAGGTGCTGCTGCAGACGGCCGACGCCGCGCTCGCGAAGCTGACCCGCATCCGGATCGGCATCGAGCATCCGGAGCACGGCGAGCTGGCCCTGCACTTCGTGGACCAGCGGATCTTCGGCTCGATGGCGATCGACTCGCTGGCTCCCACCGCGGACGGCGCTCCTGGCGGCTACGCCGGCGACGACGCGGTCGACGGCGACTGGCTGCGGGCAGTGCCCTCTCAGGTCGCGCACATCGCCCGCGATCCACTCGACCCGTTCTTCGACCTCTCGGCCGTCCTCGCCGTGCTGGCCCGCCGGAACAGCGGCATCAAGCGCTCCCTGCTCGATCAGACGCTGGTCAGCGGCATCGGCAACATCTACGCGGACGAATCGCTGTGGGCGGCCGAGCTGCACCCCGAGACGCCGAGCTCGACGCTGACCGAGGCGCGGATCCGCCGCCTGTTCGCCGAAGTCCGCTCGGTGCTCGAGCGCGCGCTGGCCGAGGGCGGCACCAGCTTCGACGCCCAGTACGTCAACGTGAACGGCGCCTCCGGCTACTTCTCGCACAGCCTCAACGCCTACGGGCAGACCGGCAAGCCCTGCCCGCGCTGCGGCGAGCCGATCGTGCGCGTGCCGTTCATGAACCGCTCGTCGCACCTCTGCCCGCACTGCCAGCGGCCGCCGCGCTGA
- a CDS encoding YoaK family protein, with translation MFRRLRTRTDNVHLGLMLALTFSTGIIDAVGYLGLDRVFTGNMTGNVVILGMALAGADDLPIVGPIIALAGFMLGAAIGGRVLRPVKAGWTTRSSWLFTVVGLLMAVLAVVLGVVPEHPEPLALTVTGVLGLAMGLQAATARHIAVKDVTTVVVTSTITGLAADSRLGGGKGQPWFRRATAVVLIAAGAGVGALALNVGLWLGLAIAAAITLIASLLGHLIAHVKHATPAEEKAAA, from the coding sequence GTGTTCCGACGCCTGCGCACGCGCACCGACAACGTCCACCTCGGCCTCATGCTCGCCCTGACCTTCTCGACCGGCATCATCGACGCCGTCGGCTACCTCGGCCTCGACCGGGTCTTCACCGGCAACATGACCGGCAACGTGGTCATCCTCGGCATGGCGCTCGCCGGCGCCGACGACCTCCCGATCGTCGGCCCGATCATCGCCCTCGCCGGCTTCATGCTCGGCGCCGCGATCGGCGGCCGCGTCCTGCGCCCGGTGAAGGCCGGCTGGACCACCCGCTCCTCCTGGCTCTTCACCGTCGTCGGCCTGCTGATGGCCGTGCTCGCCGTCGTCCTCGGCGTCGTCCCCGAGCACCCCGAGCCCCTGGCCCTGACCGTCACCGGCGTGCTGGGCCTCGCGATGGGCCTCCAGGCCGCGACCGCCCGCCACATCGCGGTCAAGGACGTCACCACGGTCGTCGTCACCTCGACCATCACCGGCCTCGCCGCCGACTCCCGCCTCGGTGGCGGCAAGGGCCAGCCCTGGTTCCGCCGCGCGACCGCCGTCGTCCTGATCGCCGCCGGCGCCGGAGTCGGCGCCCTGGCACTCAACGTCGGCCTCTGGCTCGGCCTCGCCATCGCCGCCGCGATCACCCTGATCGCCTCGCTCCTCGGCCACCTCATCGCCCACGTGAAGCACGCGACCCCCGCGGAGGAGAAGGCCGCGGCCTGA
- the rnc gene encoding ribonuclease III, producing MVNQTSASPSSDDRSRLEATLGVSLDGELFELALTHRSFAFEHGGLPHNERLEFLGDSILGQAVTVMLYTEYPALSEGDLAKRRASLVSTVALAEIARGIGLGEHLRLGRGEEMTGGRDKSSILADTVEAIIGAVYLGTGPDAARDLVLRLIAPLTADPLRFGVSMDPKTSLQEAAAERGAPAPRYEIAATGPDHSKVFVATVIVGGLVTARGEGTSKKAAEMAAALDAWTRLSATAPGEPVAPAAPIEG from the coding sequence ATGGTGAACCAGACCTCTGCCTCACCCTCCAGCGACGACCGGTCGCGTCTGGAGGCCACGCTCGGCGTGAGCCTCGACGGTGAGCTCTTCGAGCTCGCCCTGACGCACCGGTCGTTCGCTTTCGAGCACGGCGGCCTCCCGCACAACGAGCGCCTCGAGTTCCTCGGCGACTCGATCCTCGGGCAGGCCGTGACCGTGATGCTCTACACCGAGTACCCCGCGCTGAGCGAGGGCGACCTGGCCAAGCGCCGGGCGAGCCTGGTCTCGACCGTGGCTCTCGCCGAGATCGCCCGCGGCATCGGCCTCGGCGAGCACCTCCGCCTCGGCCGCGGCGAGGAGATGACCGGCGGCCGCGACAAGTCGTCGATCCTCGCGGACACCGTCGAGGCGATCATCGGCGCGGTCTACCTCGGCACCGGTCCGGACGCGGCCCGCGACCTCGTGCTGCGGCTGATCGCCCCGCTGACCGCGGATCCGCTGCGCTTCGGCGTCTCGATGGATCCGAAGACGAGCCTCCAGGAGGCGGCGGCCGAGCGCGGCGCGCCCGCGCCCCGCTACGAGATCGCGGCGACCGGGCCGGACCACAGCAAGGTCTTCGTCGCCACCGTCATCGTCGGCGGGCTGGTCACCGCGCGCGGCGAGGGGACGAGCAAGAAGGCGGCCGAGATGGCCGCCGCTCTCGACGCCTGGACGCGCCTCTCGGCGACGGCACCCGGTGAGCCGGTCGCGCCCGCCGCTCCGATCGAGGGTTGA